A window of Corallococcus macrosporus DSM 14697 contains these coding sequences:
- the metK gene encoding methionine adenosyltransferase: MPTDFLFTSESVTEGHPDKIADQISDGVLDAIIAKDPQARVAVETLVKTGLAIVAGEVTTNCYVDIPKIVRGTICRIGYTDSAMGYDGNTCGVMVAIEGQSQDIARGVDNKKDQGAGDQGMMFGFACDETPELMPAPIHYAHAITRRLADARRKQHPWIRPDGKSQVTVEYRDGRPARIDAVVVSTQHSDEVSNKKIQEAIREDVIAKALPKKLVDNKTKFFINPTGRFVVGGPMGDSGLTGRKIIVDTYGGMGRHGGGAFSGKDPSKVDRSAAYMGRHIAKTVVAAGLARRCEVQVSYAIGVAEPVSVMVETFGTATVPEERIALAVRKTFGLRPREITAYLDLLRPIYQKTAAYGHFGRTEKEFSWERVEEKKDALRDAAKSAAPSGGGRRLKAV; encoded by the coding sequence ATGCCTACCGACTTCCTGTTCACGTCCGAATCCGTCACTGAAGGCCACCCGGACAAGATCGCCGATCAGATCTCCGACGGTGTGCTGGATGCCATCATCGCCAAGGACCCTCAGGCGCGCGTCGCCGTGGAGACGCTCGTCAAGACGGGCCTCGCCATCGTCGCGGGTGAGGTGACGACGAACTGTTACGTGGACATCCCGAAGATCGTCCGCGGCACCATCTGCCGCATCGGGTACACCGACAGCGCCATGGGCTACGACGGCAACACCTGCGGCGTCATGGTGGCCATCGAAGGCCAGAGCCAGGACATCGCCCGGGGTGTCGACAACAAGAAGGACCAGGGCGCTGGCGACCAGGGCATGATGTTCGGGTTCGCCTGCGACGAGACGCCGGAGCTGATGCCGGCCCCCATCCACTACGCCCACGCCATCACCCGCCGCCTGGCGGACGCGCGCCGCAAGCAGCACCCGTGGATTCGCCCGGACGGCAAGAGCCAGGTGACGGTGGAGTACCGTGACGGCCGCCCCGCGCGCATCGACGCGGTGGTGGTGTCCACGCAGCACTCCGACGAGGTCTCCAACAAGAAGATCCAGGAGGCCATCCGCGAGGACGTCATCGCGAAGGCGCTGCCCAAGAAGCTCGTCGACAACAAGACGAAGTTCTTCATCAACCCCACCGGCCGCTTCGTGGTGGGTGGCCCCATGGGTGACTCCGGCCTGACGGGCCGGAAGATCATCGTGGACACCTACGGCGGCATGGGCCGTCACGGTGGCGGCGCGTTCAGCGGCAAGGACCCGTCCAAGGTGGACCGCTCGGCCGCGTACATGGGCCGGCACATCGCCAAGACGGTGGTGGCCGCGGGCCTGGCCCGGCGCTGCGAGGTGCAGGTGTCCTACGCCATCGGCGTGGCCGAGCCCGTCAGCGTGATGGTGGAGACCTTCGGCACCGCGACGGTTCCGGAAGAGCGCATCGCCCTGGCCGTCCGCAAGACGTTCGGTCTGCGCCCGCGCGAAATCACCGCGTACCTGGACCTGCTGCGGCCCATCTACCAGAAGACCGCCGCCTACGGCCATTTCGGCCGCACGGAGAAGGAGTTCTCCTGGGAGCGCGTGGAGGAGAAGAAGGACGCGCTGCGGGACGCCGCCAAGAGCGCGGCCCCCTCGGGTGGTGGCCGTCGCCTGAAGGCCGTCTGA
- a CDS encoding ABC transporter substrate-binding protein, translating into MNARFRTLAFLATVAFAMPALAAKEDPVAKPVKTVVQAVRYERDALALKHFGSQEQGKFLLGDNWGEGTEAQRKEFVTLFQDLFANIAFPRVRENFKNLDTITYEPSQVKGAEATVASTVFIKHPLKTQEMKLKYRLVKEAAAWKVVDVTVLGSSMLTDIRDTQVKPLMEKGGWDLLLERMRTELAKVKKK; encoded by the coding sequence ATGAACGCCCGCTTCCGTACCCTCGCCTTCCTGGCCACCGTCGCCTTCGCCATGCCCGCGCTCGCCGCGAAGGAGGACCCCGTCGCCAAGCCGGTGAAGACCGTGGTGCAGGCCGTGCGCTACGAGCGCGACGCCCTGGCCCTCAAGCACTTCGGCAGCCAGGAGCAGGGCAAGTTCCTGCTCGGCGACAACTGGGGCGAGGGCACCGAGGCGCAGCGCAAGGAGTTCGTCACGCTGTTCCAGGACCTCTTCGCGAACATCGCCTTCCCCCGCGTGCGGGAGAACTTCAAGAACCTGGACACCATCACCTATGAGCCCTCGCAGGTGAAGGGCGCCGAGGCCACCGTGGCCTCCACCGTCTTCATCAAGCACCCGCTGAAGACGCAGGAGATGAAGCTCAAGTACCGGCTGGTGAAGGAGGCCGCCGCCTGGAAGGTCGTGGACGTGACGGTGCTGGGCTCGTCCATGCTCACGGACATCCGGGACACGCAGGTGAAGCCCCTCATGGAGAAGGGCGGCTGGGATTTGCTGCTGGAGCGCATGCGCACCGAGCTGGCGAAGGTGAAGAAGAAGTAG
- a CDS encoding site-specific recombinase produces MTAPAPVPAPPPRPQPSAREVDAFCMQYAPRAPGHAAVRDLYRLLYDLPEDGLEPRLQWVERWMLWLRERLPAHGLVDAAEPEVSAADSRLALLVRVLEGEPAMRAALTRLVAAVFAGSRGLKLFAQVGLPAGQGFFAEASDRLARSLLPAPPEPGNLAELLLRLCPDPDDADWLARLSPVKLARIAALVGEPASSEPPPAARLRADLMDALLLLAVQVASLGMAQDVRDRSPETSFRASPFLRMRLVCDSVLARDAAADTLRDLSQCVADCRQVVASVSRHLEDAGVSVDLVYRLERIRRGLERMEAIARVLGAPRGEPRWREAMALVSDLLRRAHADRSVVELVKRNMRMLARKVIERAGHSGEHYITSTREGFHAMVHSAAGGGLVTAVAVANKAFLSGLLLAPFFSFLAVGLNYALAFLLIQLLGFTLATKQPSVTAATLAGAVGEGARGERLASLVELIPRITRSQLAAFAGNLGVVAPAAVLFALGYQLATGHAFLSPAKAQATVASLHPWKSGTLLFAAMTGVMLWMSSVAGGWLENFVVYRRLPEALAHHRVLRRLLGDARARTLAEHFQHAASGLGANITLGFLLALLPVVGRFFGLALDVRHVTFVLGSLSLAGTALGPGAVLQPEFLAALAGMALTGIINFAVSFSLALGVAVRARDVPSREALPFLRAVLTHLVKDPRSFVLPPKEPENDVLRVSAPPAP; encoded by the coding sequence ATGACCGCCCCCGCCCCCGTCCCCGCCCCTCCCCCCAGGCCGCAGCCCTCCGCCCGCGAGGTGGACGCGTTCTGCATGCAGTACGCGCCCCGCGCGCCCGGCCACGCCGCGGTGAGGGACCTGTACCGGCTGCTGTACGACCTCCCCGAGGACGGCCTGGAGCCGCGCCTCCAGTGGGTGGAGCGCTGGATGCTCTGGCTGCGCGAGCGGCTCCCGGCCCACGGGCTGGTGGACGCGGCCGAGCCAGAGGTCTCCGCCGCCGACAGCCGGCTGGCCCTGCTGGTGCGCGTGCTCGAAGGCGAGCCCGCGATGCGCGCCGCCCTCACGCGGCTGGTGGCCGCCGTGTTCGCGGGCAGCCGGGGCCTGAAGCTCTTCGCCCAGGTGGGCCTGCCCGCCGGACAGGGCTTCTTCGCGGAGGCGTCGGACCGGCTCGCCCGCTCGCTGCTGCCCGCGCCCCCCGAGCCCGGCAACCTGGCCGAGCTGCTGCTGCGCCTGTGCCCCGACCCGGACGACGCGGACTGGCTCGCCCGGCTGTCCCCCGTGAAGCTCGCGCGGATTGCCGCGCTGGTGGGCGAGCCCGCATCGTCGGAGCCGCCTCCCGCCGCCCGGCTGCGCGCGGACCTGATGGACGCGCTGCTGCTGCTGGCGGTGCAGGTGGCGTCCCTGGGCATGGCGCAGGACGTGCGCGACCGCAGCCCGGAGACGTCCTTCCGCGCCTCGCCCTTCCTGCGGATGCGGCTGGTCTGCGACTCGGTGCTGGCGCGCGACGCGGCGGCGGACACGCTGCGGGACCTGTCGCAGTGCGTGGCCGACTGCCGCCAGGTGGTGGCCAGCGTGTCACGCCACCTGGAGGACGCGGGCGTCAGCGTGGACCTGGTGTACCGGCTGGAGCGCATCCGCCGGGGCCTGGAGCGCATGGAGGCCATTGCCCGCGTGCTGGGCGCTCCCCGGGGCGAGCCTCGCTGGCGCGAGGCCATGGCGCTGGTGTCGGACCTGCTGCGGCGCGCGCACGCGGACCGCTCCGTGGTGGAGCTGGTGAAGCGCAACATGCGGATGCTGGCGCGCAAGGTCATCGAGCGCGCGGGCCACTCCGGCGAGCACTACATCACCAGCACCCGCGAGGGCTTCCACGCCATGGTGCACTCCGCGGCGGGCGGCGGCCTGGTGACCGCGGTGGCGGTGGCCAACAAGGCGTTCCTGTCGGGCCTGCTGCTGGCGCCCTTCTTCTCCTTCCTGGCGGTGGGCCTCAACTACGCCCTGGCCTTCCTGCTCATCCAGCTCCTGGGCTTCACCCTGGCCACCAAGCAGCCGTCCGTGACGGCGGCCACGCTGGCGGGCGCGGTGGGCGAGGGCGCCCGGGGCGAGCGGCTGGCCAGCCTGGTGGAGCTCATCCCGCGCATCACCCGCTCCCAGCTCGCGGCCTTCGCGGGCAACCTGGGCGTGGTGGCCCCGGCGGCCGTCCTGTTCGCGCTGGGGTACCAGCTCGCCACCGGCCACGCCTTCCTGAGCCCGGCCAAGGCCCAGGCCACGGTGGCCTCGCTGCACCCGTGGAAGAGCGGCACGCTCCTCTTCGCCGCCATGACGGGCGTCATGCTGTGGATGAGCAGCGTGGCGGGCGGGTGGCTGGAGAACTTCGTGGTGTACCGGCGGCTGCCGGAGGCGCTGGCCCACCACCGCGTGCTGCGGCGGCTGCTGGGGGACGCCCGGGCCCGGACGCTGGCGGAGCACTTCCAGCACGCGGCGTCCGGCCTGGGGGCCAACATCACGCTGGGCTTCCTGCTGGCCCTGTTGCCCGTGGTGGGCCGCTTCTTCGGGCTGGCGCTGGATGTGCGCCACGTCACCTTCGTGCTCGGCTCGCTCTCCCTGGCGGGCACGGCGCTGGGCCCCGGGGCGGTGCTGCAGCCGGAGTTCCTGGCCGCCCTGGCGGGCATGGCCCTCACCGGCATCATCAACTTCGCGGTGTCCTTCTCCCTGGCGCTGGGGGTGGCCGTCCGCGCCCGCGACGTCCCGTCCCGCGAGGCCCTGCCCTTCCTGCGCGCCGTGCTCACGCACCTGGTGAAGGACCCGCGCTCGTTCGTTCTACCTCCCAAGGAACCGGAAAACGACGTGCTGCGGGTGTCCGCGCCGCCCGCGCCCTGA
- a CDS encoding efflux RND transporter permease subunit, producing the protein MSGDRNPNSHSRFAQAFAGLLVRRPGAVLLVMLALLAASLWGTSKLHINSNQLDLISQDLEEVKDVKQVIDMVGGSGFLMVALRSEDEAALKRTADDLAAIMQADTENVRNVSYKLPVEFIQQNMVLFVKTEDLVEGKRRIMAFLRDKLKRSNPFFIDLGGSKPVELDMQDLVDKYSSIGKKSIRDDYNISDDKKMLLLLVKPMWDNTEIGKTKAYLERLKGQLDAYAAQPGKVKLVEDYERMGDGKTIAYGFTGSYKTTVDDSYAIEESLEPVTLIALAAIFVITVIFFRKLAPTFLVVTGTVVGTIYTLGFTYATVGELNMITSILGGILLGFGIDYGIHFVFRTRLELGAGKPYDVAIRDAVMNAGRPAAVAAVVTAGSFFVLMVSEFRGFSQFGFLAGMGTLILGLTLFCWSASILALAGRINPALPQKLIGVMKPPSTNSAVTGKELRIPRPKLVLGVSTTIVALICAAAVPWAGSEEPPKGVELGFFERLKYGVSFNYNTRALIPDGMSSVLLQDEINERFNISSDPMAIYTKDLDEAEGVYRELTQNAHKYPSIDQVVSIFTFVPPAETAAANAKVLEEWKAEMKQLEEEGFSVAALPPEMQANADFFKKVLDARPFDVHGVPANYTAQFRNLPTARPENHGYLTYIYASVDLLDGQKMLKFSDETKVIKATYSPGKYDQDAWDPKAPTVEKEFRAAGATQLYARLARIVLWDGKVTVVLTALWILAMHFLDFRNVKLALASVIPLGVGVAMMLGIMSLTGLRLNFMNIIILPILLGFGVSHGLYLLHRFLEGTSPLVALRSVGAAVASSTLTAVVAFAALLAAAHNGLRSMGLVACIGLITTLVVSFTVLAAVMQLMYDRKQREPGASSGEGGAAGGGNDSEPKAA; encoded by the coding sequence ATGAGCGGCGATAGAAATCCGAACTCCCACTCCCGTTTCGCCCAAGCCTTCGCCGGACTGCTGGTCCGCAGGCCCGGGGCCGTCCTCCTGGTGATGCTCGCCCTGCTGGCCGCGTCGCTCTGGGGCACGTCGAAGCTGCACATCAACTCGAACCAGCTCGACCTCATCTCCCAGGACCTGGAGGAGGTGAAGGACGTCAAGCAGGTCATCGACATGGTGGGCGGCAGCGGCTTCCTCATGGTCGCCCTGCGCTCGGAGGACGAGGCCGCGCTCAAGCGCACCGCCGACGACCTCGCGGCCATCATGCAGGCGGACACGGAGAACGTGCGCAACGTCTCCTACAAGCTGCCCGTCGAGTTCATCCAGCAGAACATGGTCCTCTTCGTGAAGACGGAGGACCTGGTCGAGGGCAAGCGCCGCATCATGGCGTTCCTGCGCGACAAGCTGAAGCGCAGCAACCCCTTCTTCATCGACCTGGGGGGCTCCAAGCCCGTCGAGCTGGACATGCAGGACCTGGTCGACAAGTACTCCTCCATTGGCAAGAAGAGCATCCGCGACGACTACAACATCTCCGACGACAAGAAGATGTTGCTGCTGCTCGTCAAGCCGATGTGGGACAACACCGAGATTGGCAAGACGAAGGCGTACCTGGAGCGGCTCAAGGGCCAGCTTGACGCGTACGCCGCGCAGCCGGGCAAGGTGAAGCTGGTGGAGGACTACGAGCGGATGGGCGACGGGAAGACCATCGCCTACGGCTTCACCGGCTCGTACAAGACGACGGTGGATGACTCCTACGCGATTGAAGAGTCGCTGGAGCCGGTGACGCTCATCGCGCTGGCCGCCATCTTCGTCATCACCGTCATCTTCTTCCGCAAGCTGGCGCCCACCTTCCTGGTGGTCACCGGCACGGTGGTGGGCACGATTTATACGCTCGGCTTCACCTACGCGACGGTGGGCGAGCTGAACATGATTACGTCCATCCTGGGCGGCATCCTGCTCGGCTTCGGCATCGACTACGGCATCCACTTCGTCTTCCGCACCCGGCTGGAGCTCGGCGCGGGCAAGCCGTACGACGTGGCCATCCGGGACGCGGTGATGAACGCGGGCCGCCCGGCCGCGGTGGCCGCGGTGGTGACGGCGGGCTCCTTCTTCGTGCTGATGGTCAGCGAGTTCCGCGGCTTCAGCCAGTTCGGCTTCCTGGCCGGCATGGGCACGCTCATCCTGGGCCTGACGCTGTTCTGCTGGAGCGCGTCCATCCTGGCGCTGGCCGGCCGCATCAACCCGGCGCTGCCGCAGAAGCTCATCGGGGTGATGAAGCCGCCGTCCACCAACTCCGCCGTCACCGGCAAGGAGCTGCGCATCCCCCGGCCGAAGCTGGTGCTGGGCGTCAGCACCACCATCGTCGCGCTCATCTGCGCCGCCGCGGTGCCCTGGGCCGGCTCGGAGGAGCCGCCCAAGGGCGTGGAGCTGGGCTTCTTCGAGCGCCTCAAGTACGGCGTCAGCTTCAACTACAACACCCGCGCGCTCATCCCCGACGGCATGTCGTCCGTGCTGCTCCAGGACGAAATCAACGAGCGCTTCAACATCTCCAGCGACCCGATGGCCATCTACACCAAGGACCTGGACGAGGCCGAGGGTGTGTACCGGGAGCTGACGCAGAACGCGCACAAGTACCCCTCCATTGACCAGGTGGTGAGCATCTTCACCTTCGTGCCTCCGGCGGAGACGGCCGCGGCCAACGCCAAGGTGCTGGAGGAGTGGAAGGCGGAGATGAAGCAGTTGGAGGAGGAGGGCTTCTCCGTCGCCGCGCTGCCGCCGGAGATGCAGGCCAACGCGGACTTCTTCAAGAAGGTGCTGGACGCCAGGCCCTTCGACGTCCACGGCGTCCCGGCCAACTACACCGCGCAGTTCCGCAACCTGCCCACCGCCAGGCCGGAGAACCACGGCTACCTCACGTACATCTACGCGAGCGTGGACCTGCTGGACGGCCAGAAGATGCTGAAGTTCTCCGACGAGACGAAGGTCATCAAGGCCACGTACTCGCCGGGCAAGTACGACCAGGACGCGTGGGACCCCAAGGCCCCCACGGTGGAGAAGGAGTTCCGCGCCGCGGGCGCCACGCAGCTCTACGCGCGGCTGGCGCGCATCGTGCTCTGGGACGGCAAGGTCACCGTGGTGCTCACCGCGCTGTGGATCCTGGCCATGCACTTCCTGGACTTCCGCAACGTGAAGCTGGCGCTGGCGTCCGTGATTCCGCTGGGCGTGGGCGTGGCGATGATGCTGGGCATCATGTCGCTGACCGGCCTGCGCCTGAACTTCATGAACATCATCATCCTGCCCATCCTCCTGGGCTTCGGGGTGAGTCACGGCCTCTACCTGCTGCACCGCTTCCTGGAGGGCACCTCGCCGCTGGTGGCGCTGCGCAGCGTGGGCGCGGCCGTCGCGTCCTCCACGCTCACCGCGGTGGTGGCCTTCGCGGCGCTGCTGGCCGCGGCCCACAACGGCCTGCGCTCCATGGGTCTGGTAGCGTGCATTGGCCTCATCACCACGCTGGTGGTGTCCTTCACGGTGCTGGCCGCGGTGATGCAGCTCATGTACGACCGGAAGCAGCGCGAGCCGGGCGCGTCCTCCGGTGAGGGCGGCGCGGCTGGCGGTGGCAACGACTCCGAGCCGAAGGCGGCCTGA
- a CDS encoding MXAN_6521/LA_1396 family lipoprotein, with protein sequence MRKQLWPVLGLGLLSACSTVKNQRLRGDYDTVDKHQVKRLVVVAQPLPDGKVSVGELWSLIARQWVNQNRDFLVKESVALPDVPTDTTFKALCVEGLEGVLWLSPQIQLRGSGAEAAVSAKLVRCRDGEEVWAAESAGSWGSKDEDFEQRVDQYVEEFGEEVRPYVVPSSKLLTATLDTLPNPELTEADKDEKIELGE encoded by the coding sequence ATGAGGAAGCAACTGTGGCCCGTGCTCGGGCTGGGCCTGCTGTCCGCCTGTTCCACGGTGAAGAACCAGCGGCTGCGCGGTGACTACGACACGGTGGACAAGCACCAGGTGAAGCGCCTGGTGGTGGTGGCGCAGCCGCTGCCCGACGGCAAGGTCTCCGTGGGCGAGCTGTGGAGCCTCATCGCCCGCCAGTGGGTGAACCAGAACCGCGACTTCCTGGTGAAGGAGAGCGTGGCGCTGCCCGACGTGCCCACGGACACCACCTTCAAGGCGCTGTGCGTGGAGGGGCTGGAGGGCGTGCTCTGGCTGTCCCCACAGATTCAGCTCCGGGGCAGCGGCGCGGAGGCCGCGGTGAGCGCGAAGCTGGTGCGCTGCCGCGACGGCGAGGAGGTCTGGGCCGCCGAGTCCGCCGGGAGCTGGGGCTCCAAGGACGAGGACTTCGAGCAGCGCGTGGACCAGTACGTCGAGGAGTTCGGCGAGGAGGTGCGGCCCTACGTGGTGCCGTCCAGCAAGCTGCTGACGGCCACGCTGGACACCCTGCCCAATCCCGAACTGACCGAAGCGGACAAGGACGAGAAAATCGAGCTGGGTGAGTAG
- a CDS encoding MgtC/SapB family protein has product MDEQTVAMRLALAALLGGVLGLEREVSGQAAGLRTHILVSLGACCFTVASVFIEVALGPDTPEGTRGDIGRIASQVVVGIGFLGAGVILRHNGQVKGLTTAANLWLTASVGLAAGLGFYFAAVTTMAIALLCLAGLRPLERAIKRYRTRQGAAREVDEDAGA; this is encoded by the coding sequence GTGGATGAGCAGACCGTCGCCATGAGATTGGCCCTGGCCGCCCTGCTCGGGGGCGTGCTGGGCCTGGAGCGTGAGGTGAGCGGCCAGGCGGCCGGGCTGCGCACCCACATCCTCGTCTCCCTGGGCGCGTGCTGCTTCACGGTGGCCAGCGTCTTCATCGAGGTGGCGCTGGGCCCCGACACCCCCGAGGGCACCCGGGGTGACATCGGCCGCATCGCCAGCCAGGTGGTGGTGGGCATCGGCTTCCTGGGCGCGGGCGTCATCCTGCGCCACAACGGCCAGGTGAAGGGCCTGACGACGGCGGCCAACCTCTGGCTCACCGCGTCCGTGGGCCTGGCCGCCGGGCTGGGCTTCTACTTCGCCGCCGTCACCACCATGGCCATTGCCCTGCTGTGCCTCGCGGGCCTGCGCCCCCTGGAGCGCGCCATCAAGCGCTACCGGACACGCCAGGGCGCGGCCCGCGAGGTGGATGAGGACGCCGGCGCCTAG